Sequence from the Fictibacillus arsenicus genome:
GGATCAAGGTGAAAAGGCACAAAAACGCGGAGTAGTAATCGCTTATGATTCAAGGCACCAATCTCCTGAATTTGCGATGGAAGCAGCAAAGACTTTAGCTTCGAACGGAGTACAGGCATATGTTTTTGAAAGCTTAAGACCTACACCTGAGCTTTCTTTTGCAGTGAGATACTTAAAAGCGTATAGCGGTATTGTTATTACCGCGAGTCACAACCCTCCAGAATATAACGGTTATAAAGTGTACGGACCAGATGGCGGACAGCTCCCGCCTAAAGAAGCGGATGAAGTGATCCAAAAGGTAAATGCAGTTGATGATGAACTATTAATAGATGTGAAGACTGAAGAAGAATTAAAAAATGCAGGTTTAATCGAAGTAATCGGTGAAGAGATTGATAAAGCTTATATGGAACAGCTTACTAAGATCAGCTTGAACCGTGAAGTTATTAAAGAAATGCATGATTTAAGCATTGTTTTTACTCCGCTGCATGGAACAGCTAATACACCAGTAAGAGAAGGACTCAAGCAGCTTGGATTTACGAATGTGACTGTTGTCAAAGAGCAAGAGCAGCCTGATCCGAATTTTTCTACAGTAAAATCACCTAATCCTGAAGAACATGCTGCATTTGAACTGGCTATTCAGTATGGAAAAGAAAATGATGCTGAAATCCTAATGGCAACTGATCCAGATGCAGACAGAGTCGGGATTGCAGTGAAAAATAATAAAGGTGAATATGAAATCTTAACGGGTAACCAAACGGGAGCCCTCATGCTGGAATACATTCTTTCTCAGCGTAAAGAAAAAGGCAGCCTTTGTTCTAAAGGTATCGTATTTAAAACAATTGTAACCTCAGAGTTAGGACGTGTTATTGCTGAATCTTATGGTTTAACATGTGAAGATACACTTACAGGGTTCAAATTTATTGGTGAAAAAATTAAAGAATATGAAAAGAGCGGAGAACATTCCTTTATTTTCGGGTACGAAGAAAGCTATGGTTCATTAATTGGTGACTTTGTGCGTGATAAAGATGCTGTACAAGCATGTTTAATGGGTGCAGAAATGGCTGCATATTATAAAAAACAAGGCAAAACGCTTTATGATGCGTTAACGGATGTTTATGAAAAGTACGGTTATTATAAGGAAGGACTCGAATCTCTGACGTTAAAAGGAAAATCTGGCGCTGAGCAGATAGTAAACCTGCTTGCTGGATTTAGAGCTGATCTGCCGCTTGAGATCAACGGACAAAAGATGGATGTTACGGAGGATTATCAAGCAAGTATCCGATATACTATAGAAAGTGATACGAATGATGATATTATTCTTCCGAAATCAAATGTACTTAAATATAAGTTAGCTGACGGATCATGGTTCTGTGTAAGACCTTCAGGAACAGAACCGAAAATTAAGTTTTATTTCGGAGTACAAGCTAAATCAAATGAGAAAGCCAACGAAGCATTAGCTTCATTAAAGCAGGCTGTTATGGATTTGGTTCATGAACGAATGCAAAAGGTGGAACAATAATAAATAATGAATGGCTGTAAGGCAGTGCCTGCAGCCAATTTCCATCTATAAATATGGCTGTTTTCACAAGCTTTGTCGCTAACTGGAAATGGTTGATTTCCGCTCCAGGATGCTCGCTTTCCGCGGGGCGTGCGGTGAGCCTCCTCGCGCTTTGCGCCTTTAGGAGTCTCACCTGTCACCCTGATCCCGCAGGAGTCTCGCACCTTACGCTTCAATCAACTTATCAACGAAGCGTATGCAAAAAGAGTCATAAGCAACCGTCTTTTAGAAAAGAGACTTTAAATATAACGTTTGACATTAAAATTATAATGATGTAATATACCCCTATAGGTATTTTACGAAGAGGAGGTGCTGATTTGGAATACACACAAGAAATGAAAAATCGTCTAAGAAGAATTGAGGGGCAAATTCGTGGTGTCTTGCGTATGTTAGAAGAAGAGCAAGATTGTAAAGCCGTTATCACACAGCTTTCTGCCTCACGAACTGCTATTGATCGTACGATTGGATTAATTGTCGGCACGAACCTTGAGCAATGCTTGCGTGATCAAATGAAAAACGGAGAAGAAATGAACTCCGATCTTGTAAAAGAAGCCGTTCAGCTTCTTGTAAAAAGCCGCTAATATCTGTCATAAGGATAGCCTGTTGACAGATTCTCTTTTATTATTTAATATACCCCTATGGGTATAATTTAATAAATTTTTTTGAGTTTTCATATACCTATGCGGGTATATATGATTGGTTAAAAAAATATGGAGGTAATAAGCATGAGTATTAAAGTAGATCAAGTTTTAGACTGTAAAGGGTTATCATGTCCAATGCCGATTGTACGTACGAAAAAAGCGATGGATCAGCTTGAGGCAGGTCAAGTTATTGAAGTTCAAGCAACAGACAAAGGTTCTCTAGCTGATATGCAAGGATGGGCAAGAAACACAGGAAACCAGTATTTAGGCACAAATGAAGAGGGAGATGTTCTTAAACATTACTTAAGAAAATCAAACCCTGGTGAAGTA
This genomic interval carries:
- a CDS encoding phospho-sugar mutase, encoding MSWEKTYERWIQHEALEQSLKTALEGIKDNRTALEDCFYKNLEFGTGGMRGEIGPGTNRMNTYTVRKASLGLAHFIMDQGEKAQKRGVVIAYDSRHQSPEFAMEAAKTLASNGVQAYVFESLRPTPELSFAVRYLKAYSGIVITASHNPPEYNGYKVYGPDGGQLPPKEADEVIQKVNAVDDELLIDVKTEEELKNAGLIEVIGEEIDKAYMEQLTKISLNREVIKEMHDLSIVFTPLHGTANTPVREGLKQLGFTNVTVVKEQEQPDPNFSTVKSPNPEEHAAFELAIQYGKENDAEILMATDPDADRVGIAVKNNKGEYEILTGNQTGALMLEYILSQRKEKGSLCSKGIVFKTIVTSELGRVIAESYGLTCEDTLTGFKFIGEKIKEYEKSGEHSFIFGYEESYGSLIGDFVRDKDAVQACLMGAEMAAYYKKQGKTLYDALTDVYEKYGYYKEGLESLTLKGKSGAEQIVNLLAGFRADLPLEINGQKMDVTEDYQASIRYTIESDTNDDIILPKSNVLKYKLADGSWFCVRPSGTEPKIKFYFGVQAKSNEKANEALASLKQAVMDLVHERMQKVEQ
- a CDS encoding metal-sensitive transcriptional regulator codes for the protein MEYTQEMKNRLRRIEGQIRGVLRMLEEEQDCKAVITQLSASRTAIDRTIGLIVGTNLEQCLRDQMKNGEEMNSDLVKEAVQLLVKSR